GCGGCCAGGGCCAGCACCGGGACGCAGAGCAGCAGCAGCGCGATCGCCACCCCCGGGCGCAGACCCGGTTGCTGCAGCAGGTCCGACCGGTACCGAAGGGACAGGTTCAGGCCGTCCCCGGCATCCGGCGTGCGGATGGTCAGCACGGTCGCGGCGCTGAGCACGGCGATCGAGGCCAGCGCGGCACTGACCGCGGTCAGCGTCACGCGCAGCGTGTCGGTGCGGGTGCCGGCGAGCGCCAGGCGCAGCGCGGTGCCGGGGCTCACCGGGCGGCCGCCATCGCCGCGATGGTGATCTCGCCGTCACGCATGACGATCTCCCGGTCCGCGTAGCCGGCGATCCGCGGCTCGTGCGTGACCAGCACGACCGTGGTGTTCTGCGCACGGGCGAGCCGGACCAGGTGACCCATCACCTGCTCACCGGCGAGCGTGTCCAGCGCGCCGGTCGGCTCGTCCGCGAACAGCACGCGCGGCTCGGTGACCAGCGCGCGGCCGAGCGCGACCCGCTGCTGCTGCCCGCCGGACATCTCGCCCGGGCGCTGGTCGGCCAGGTCGGCCACGCCGAGCCGGTCCAGCCAGGTCAGCGCCGCGGTCCGGGCCGCTCGCCGCGGGGCGCCGGCGAGCAGCAGCGGGAGCGAGACGTTCTCCGCCGCGGTGAGCTCCGCGACGAGCTGGCCGAACTGGAACAGCACGCCGAGCTCGGAGCGGCGCAGCCGGGCCCGCACCGTCTCGCTCATCAGGTCGACACGCTGGTCACGGTAGTGCACCTCGCCGGCGTCCGGCCGGAGGATGCCGGACAGGCAGTGCAGCAGCGTGGACTTGCCGCAGCCGGACGGCCCGGTCACCGCCACGATCTCACCGGCCGTGACGTCGAGCGTCACGCCGCGCAGCGCCGGCGACGCACCGTACGACTTCACCAGCCCCCGCGCGGCCACGATGGTCTCGGTCATGCCTGAACCCCCTGCTGCAGCTCGCCGACGCGGGCGATGGTGGTCTCCATCCAGCGCAGGTCGGCGTCGAGATGTGAGATGGCGAAGTCGGCGGCGATCACGTCGCCGAGGGCCGACTCCGGGTCGAGCTTGGCCGCGGTCAGCTCCCGCAACCGGGCCGCATGTGCCGCACGCTGGGCCGCCAGGTAGTCGCCGGCCCGTCGCGAGTCCGCCGCGAGCAGCGCCACGACCACCTTGGCCAGCAGTTCGCTCGCCACGAACGGCGCCGGCGCCTCGACCGCGGTGAGCCACTCGTCGAGCCGCGCCCGGCCGGCGTCGGTCAGCGCGAAGCTGGTGCGCTCCGGCCCGGCGTCCCGGTCGCGGTCGCCCTCGGTGACCAGGCCGTCCCGCTGGAGCCGCCCGAGCGTCGCGTAGACCTGCCCGAACGCCAGCGGCTTGGCCCGCGGCATGTGCGCGTCGTGGGCCCGCTTGAGCTCGTATCCGTGCTTCGGGCCGGTGGCCAGTAACCCCAGCAGCACGTGACCGGTGGACATGGACGCCACTATTCACTCAGTGAATAGCCGATGTCAACGGTCCCCGGGCGGAAGGTGCCGAACGAAACGGGGCCTCTCAGCGACGGCGCAGCGCGACGACCGCGATGTCGTCGCTCATCTCCGGGCCGGTGAGCTCGGAGAGCAGCCGGTCGCAGAAGTCGTCGAGGTGGTCGTCGACGCCGGAGGACGCGACCGCGGCGAGCGCGCGGAGCCCGTCGTCGATGGTGGCGTCGCGGCGTTCGATCAGGCCGTCGGTGTAGAGCACGAGCGTGGCACCGGGCGGTACGACGAACTCGGTGTCCTCCGGACGGTGGGCGCGCAGGCCGAGCAGCGGACCGCGGTCCTCGATGAACTCCACGCGGCCGTCCGTGATCAGCATCGGCGGCAGGTGGCCCGCGTTGGCCATCCGCACGTGGCCGCTGGCCGGGTCGATCAGCATCACGCAGACCGTGGCGACCTCGCCGGCCAGCAACGTCAGCATCAGGTCGTTGATGCGGACCAACAACGTGCCGGGCGGATGGCCCTCGACCGCGTAGGCGCGCAGCGCGTGCCGCAGCTCCGCCATCACCGTGGCGGCGTGCAGCGAGTGACCGGCCACGTCACCGATCGCGACCAGCAGCCGGCCGTCGATCATCGTCAGCTCGTAGAAGTCGCCGCCGATCTCGGTGTGCGCACTGGCCGGCTCGTAGCGGCGGGCGAGATCCAGCCCGGTCACGTCGGGCAGGCGCCGGGGCAGCAGACTGCGCTGGAGCGTGACCGCGATGCGGTGCTCCTCGTCGTAGGACCGCTGTGCCTCGACCGCGGCCGCGATCGCCTGCGCGAGCTGGCGCAACACGGGCGCGCCGGGGATGTTGGCGGAGGCGGGCACCGCGACCTGGACCGCGGGACGGTCGGGGCGGATGCGGGTGGTGGCGATGCCGACCGGTTCGTCGTCCGGCCAGGCCAGCAGCGACCAGTCGGCGGCCTGGTCGATCCGGAACGAGGTGCCGACCGCGATGTCCTCGCGCGGCTGCCACGGCCGCAGAACCGGTTCCTGCTCCGGGTCCTCGCAGGTGGCGGCCCAGAAGTCGCCGTCGCCGGTCGCGGTGACCACGGCCGCGGGCCCCTGAAAGATCTGGGCGGCGCCCTGGGCCGCGGCCGCGAGCAGACGCGGGAAGTCGGCCGCCGAGTTGATCGCCAGCGTGGTCTCCGCCAGCAGCGCCATCCGCTGCGCGAGCAACTCCGCCTGCTTGCGCGCCCGGTAGTAGCGCAGCACCGCCTGCGTGGTGGCGACCAGCTCCTCCGGCTCGATCGGCTCCACCAGGTACGCGTCCGCGCCCCGGTTCAGCCCGTGCGCGCGATCCTGCACGTCGACCGCGTGCGCGGAGACGTGCACGACCGGCAGCGCGGCGTGCTTCGGGTTGCCCTTGATCT
This genomic window from Catenuloplanes niger contains:
- a CDS encoding fused response regulator/phosphatase, which encodes MHVDPATVLVVDDNPTKRYLLVSWLSRAGYAVVEAETGREALELVEVKPVDLVVLDVRLPDMSGFDVCEKIKGNPKHAALPVVHVSAHAVDVQDRAHGLNRGADAYLVEPIEPEELVATTQAVLRYYRARKQAELLAQRMALLAETTLAINSAADFPRLLAAAAQGAAQIFQGPAAVVTATGDGDFWAATCEDPEQEPVLRPWQPREDIAVGTSFRIDQAADWSLLAWPDDEPVGIATTRIRPDRPAVQVAVPASANIPGAPVLRQLAQAIAAAVEAQRSYDEEHRIAVTLQRSLLPRRLPDVTGLDLARRYEPASAHTEIGGDFYELTMIDGRLLVAIGDVAGHSLHAATVMAELRHALRAYAVEGHPPGTLLVRINDLMLTLLAGEVATVCVMLIDPASGHVRMANAGHLPPMLITDGRVEFIEDRGPLLGLRAHRPEDTEFVVPPGATLVLYTDGLIERRDATIDDGLRALAAVASSGVDDHLDDFCDRLLSELTGPEMSDDIAVVALRRR
- a CDS encoding ABC transporter ATP-binding protein, whose translation is MTETIVAARGLVKSYGASPALRGVTLDVTAGEIVAVTGPSGCGKSTLLHCLSGILRPDAGEVHYRDQRVDLMSETVRARLRRSELGVLFQFGQLVAELTAAENVSLPLLLAGAPRRAARTAALTWLDRLGVADLADQRPGEMSGGQQQRVALGRALVTEPRVLFADEPTGALDTLAGEQVMGHLVRLARAQNTTVVLVTHEPRIAGYADREIVMRDGEITIAAMAAAR
- a CDS encoding PadR family transcriptional regulator → MSTGHVLLGLLATGPKHGYELKRAHDAHMPRAKPLAFGQVYATLGRLQRDGLVTEGDRDRDAGPERTSFALTDAGRARLDEWLTAVEAPAPFVASELLAKVVVALLAADSRRAGDYLAAQRAAHAARLRELTAAKLDPESALGDVIAADFAISHLDADLRWMETTIARVGELQQGVQA